DNA from Archaeoglobus veneficus SNP6:
ACCACTTTTACTTTCGACTTTGACTTCAATTCGCCCTATTCTACCTGTTTTCTGGAGCTCTCTCAAGTCGAGGTCTTCTCCCAGCAGACCCTCGGTCTGTCCGAATATCGCACCAACAACGTCTGGCCTTTCAACAACACCTTCTGCAATTATCTCTGCGTGTATCAAGTACTTCGTTGTGTCGCTTGGAGCCTTCATTGCTATCACTCCTCCATTATTCTCCATCATGTCTATCCCTTGTCTGCGTTAATAAAGGGTGTAAATGCATTATAAATAGTTATTTGTCACCGGGAGGTTCTGTAGAACTGCTATGTAATTTCGCAGATTGTATGAATACTGGTTATAATTTCTATGTGCTTCAACTGCGGAACAAAAAACTTTAGCCAACTTTCATCAATGCTGATACATGAGGTTTGAAGGCGGGATATGGGAAGACAGAGGGACATACAGAGTTATGAGAGTTTTCGACATAGCAGACGATTCTTACGTTCAAATTGCCGAAATCAAGCCCTGTTCGAGCGTTGGGAAGCACTATCACGAGAAGCAGACAGAAGTCTTCGTAGTTCTGAACGGGGAGGCAAGACTCGGGATTGGCAGCGAGGAGTATGTGGCTAAGGCTGGCGATATCTTTCTATGCAAGCCTTTCAGCGTTCACTGGGTTGTTAATGAGCGCGACGAGCCTTTCAAGCTCCTTGTTTTCAAGTACGGGTGGGTTAAGGGCGATATTGTATGGGTTGACGGGGGTTGATGCATATTCATTCGACTACCACTTTCAGCTCGTTGGAGTAAATTCTCTGCCAGCACTGTTTGTCATTTTGGCAGTATATCGGATCTTCGAAGGCAAGTTCAGCGTAGGCAACGGCTTTGTAAATACCTCTCTCCTCAAAGTTGAAGCATAAATCGCTGGATTCTAAACTCTCAGATGGCTGTATAACTCTGGTGTTCAGGACGGTGAGTATAATTTCTGGAATTTTTGCAACCGCTTCTCCATCGCTGTAGACTTCAATTCGAAACGGATGAAGATGTCCGTAGTAAATAATCCTTGGTGATGTGCCATTATAGCTAAGCTTTACATGGAAACAGACTTTTTCACCAGCTTTTACGTGGTTGGTACCATTCAGTAGGGAAAGCTGCACTTTGAAGTCCCCAATTGCCTTTGCCTTTTCCTCTTCGCTGAGAACCCGGTCTTTTTGCTCGTAGATAGTTGGTGTAAGAGCGATAGCTGTAATTGCAACAAGAGAGGCTAATATGACCAGGAATAAGGTTTTCCTATGCATGGACACCACAACGTTTCTTGTTTAGTTTGCCAGTCTCTAACGAACTTAACGTTTTCCTCATATTTTTTGAAAAATGATGAAAAGGGCCATATCTCGGCCTTCACACCCCTACTTTCGGGCTTTTTAGTTTCAAACTTTAGCTTCAACTAAACGCTCCTCAAAACACTCTTCAGTTCAGAAATAAATCCTTTGACAACCTCCTCAGTTACGTGCGGCATCACAACGAGTCTTATTGCTCTGGGATTCTTTATCGTTGAGATGACCCATCTCCTTCTGTACAGTTCCTCTTTGATTTTCTCGGCTTTTTCCGTCTTGAAGCATACAACGTTCATTACCGGCTCGATGACCGGTTCGAAACCAAGTGACGTCATCTCTTCAACGAGCAACGCAGTCATCCGCATACACTCATCGACAATCTGCTTCATACCTTTGTAGCCGAGGTGTTTCAGAACAGCGTAGGCTGAAGCTACGCCCGTCCCGGGCCTCGTCCCTGTAAGCGTGTACTGATACCTCGACGTCAGGTACGGAGTTTCGACGATGAGCGCGTTAAGGAACTTTTCATCTCTGAAAAGGATGCCTCCAGCGGGAATTGTGGCCATTCCCATCTTGTGGGGGTCTATGGTTATCGATGTAACTCCCTCAAGCTCAAAATCGAATGGATAGGGCTTATTCATGAATGGTATTACAAAACCGCCAAAAGCAGCATCGACGTGCAGCGGGACGCCAAGCTGTAGAGCGAGCTTGGAGAGTTCATCGATGGGGTCTATCTGGCCAAGTTCTGTGGTGCCTGCTATGCCAGCAATTCCGACTGTGTTCTCATCCACGAGCGATTCAACACTGGCAACATCAACCTTAAACTCTTCATCCAGCTTGGCTCTCCTAACTTCAACACCAAGGATGTCTCCTATCTTCTCGAAGGAGAAGTGGGCAGATTCTGGAACAACGATGTTCGGTCTGTCGATTTTTCTTTCCCTTCGTATCACGTTCCTTGCAGCCCTTATGGCCTGTATGTTTGCTTCTGTTCCTCCTGAACATATGTAGCCCTTAGCATTGGGGTTGTGCAGCAGTTCTCCGAGCATTTTTATCAGCTTTTGTTCAAGCTTCCATGTGCCGGCGAATATCCCAGGGTCACCGAGATTTGTTTCGATGAAGAGTTCGTGAGCTTTGAGGGCGATGGGGAGTGGAGTTGTGCACATTGAGCTTAAGACTCTCGAATACGGGATATCTTCCGCTCTGAACTTCTCAAGTTCGCTGAGTACGTTGAACATTGGTACTAAGGCTATTGCAGTGGTCTTATATATGTATTCGTAGTAGCCAGTCCGTGAACGTGGCCATCCTCGCTGGCGGAAAAGCCTCGAGACTCGGCGGGATAGAGAAGGGAATGCTTGATGTGTGCGGAAAAAGGGTTATTGAGAGGTTACTCTTCACCTTTCACGATTGCTCCACAGTTATCGTTTGCAGAGATGAAGAACAGGCGGAGCTATATTCTGAATTCGCATCTGTGACAATCGACCACTACAGAAACGCCGGGCCGCTGGCAGGTATTCATGCTGCATTGAAGCACTTCAGAGCGAGAATCCTCGTCGTTGCTGCGGATATGCCCTTTGTAAAGCGGGCCGTGGCAGAGGCAATATACGATGCAGGAGAAAAAAGTGGTGCAGATGCCGTAATCCCTGCATGGAGCGATGGCAAAACCGAACCTTTACTTGCGTGCTATTCTTTTTCCGCTGTAGAGGAGATAGAGAAAAGTCTGAGTAGCGGGGAGAGAAAAATCATGGTGCCTGTTCAAAGGCTGGAAAGGGTTATTTTCTACCCTGTTGAGAAATTGAAAAGCTTGGATGAACGGCTTGTGTCATTCCTCAACATCAACACGCCTGAAGACCTCAGGAGGGCCGAGGAACTATGCTCGTCGATAGATTTGGACGGAGAATAACGAATTTACGAATCGCCGTAACGAACAGATGCAACCTTAGCTGCATCTACTGCCACAGAGAAGGTGAGGTAAATCCGGGCGAAGAAATGCATGTAGAGGAGATTAGCAGGATCAGCAAAGCCTTTTACGAACTTGGAATAAGGAAGGTCAAGATAACGGGTGGAGAACCTCTCCTGCGGGAGGATATTGTGGAAATCGTCCAGTCTTTTCCTCCATTTGACGAAATCTCCATAACGACCAATGGAACTCTTCTCGCAAGAATGGCCGATGAGCTGAAAGATGCGGGACTGAGCAGAGTAAATGTCAGCCTCGACACGCTGAAAGAGGATACGTACGGATTTATTACCGGAGGGGGAAACGTGCAGAAGGTAATCGACGGAATCGAAGCAGCCTGCAACGCTGGCCTGACACCGGTGAAGGTGAACATGGTGGTCATGAAGGGGCTGAACGAGAACGAAGTGGAGAACATGCTTGAGTTCACGAGCAAGTTCAACAGAGGCAGAATAGACGTCATCCTTCAGGTTATAGAACTTCTCAAGCTTCCAGGACTCGAGGAGTACTACTACGATATCTCGCCTATAGAGGAGAGATACGCTGGCAAAGCAAAGGCGGTTATCGTGAGGAGCATGCACATGAGGAGGCAGTACGTCCTGGATAATGCTGCCATAGAGTTCGTAAAACCCCTCGACAACTCCGAGTTCTGCATGCACTGCAACCGCATAAGGGTTACGTCGGATGGGAAAATCAAACCATGCCTGCTGAGGAACGATAACCTGGTCGACGTACGGGGGCTTGATGGCAGGGAGTTGAAAGAGGCGATAATGAGGGCCGTGACTTTGAGGGAACCCTATTTTTGTGATAGGGATTGAGGAGAGGATTAATTAGTTAAGCCGTCAGAACTCAGGGGTGTAGGTAAGCTCGAAAACGTATACTCAGAGAACTTTATATGTCCGTGCGGGTAGCAGGAGAGCATGGAGGAGAATAACGACAGAAAGGCTAAGGTAACGCTCGTCGTTGATGGTAAGAAAGTCCCCCTAAAT
Protein-coding regions in this window:
- a CDS encoding cupin domain-containing protein, which gives rise to MRFEGGIWEDRGTYRVMRVFDIADDSYVQIAEIKPCSSVGKHYHEKQTEVFVVLNGEARLGIGSEEYVAKAGDIFLCKPFSVHWVVNERDEPFKLLVFKYGWVKGDIVWVDGG
- the mfnA gene encoding tyrosine decarboxylase MfnA, yielding MFNVLSELEKFRAEDIPYSRVLSSMCTTPLPIALKAHELFIETNLGDPGIFAGTWKLEQKLIKMLGELLHNPNAKGYICSGGTEANIQAIRAARNVIRRERKIDRPNIVVPESAHFSFEKIGDILGVEVRRAKLDEEFKVDVASVESLVDENTVGIAGIAGTTELGQIDPIDELSKLALQLGVPLHVDAAFGGFVIPFMNKPYPFDFELEGVTSITIDPHKMGMATIPAGGILFRDEKFLNALIVETPYLTSRYQYTLTGTRPGTGVASAYAVLKHLGYKGMKQIVDECMRMTALLVEEMTSLGFEPVIEPVMNVVCFKTEKAEKIKEELYRRRWVISTIKNPRAIRLVVMPHVTEEVVKGFISELKSVLRSV
- a CDS encoding molybdenum cofactor guanylyltransferase, which gives rise to MNVAILAGGKASRLGGIEKGMLDVCGKRVIERLLFTFHDCSTVIVCRDEEQAELYSEFASVTIDHYRNAGPLAGIHAALKHFRARILVVAADMPFVKRAVAEAIYDAGEKSGADAVIPAWSDGKTEPLLACYSFSAVEEIEKSLSSGERKIMVPVQRLERVIFYPVEKLKSLDERLVSFLNINTPEDLRRAEELCSSIDLDGE
- the moaA gene encoding GTP 3',8-cyclase MoaA, coding for MLVDRFGRRITNLRIAVTNRCNLSCIYCHREGEVNPGEEMHVEEISRISKAFYELGIRKVKITGGEPLLREDIVEIVQSFPPFDEISITTNGTLLARMADELKDAGLSRVNVSLDTLKEDTYGFITGGGNVQKVIDGIEAACNAGLTPVKVNMVVMKGLNENEVENMLEFTSKFNRGRIDVILQVIELLKLPGLEEYYYDISPIEERYAGKAKAVIVRSMHMRRQYVLDNAAIEFVKPLDNSEFCMHCNRIRVTSDGKIKPCLLRNDNLVDVRGLDGRELKEAIMRAVTLREPYFCDRD